The Vigna unguiculata cultivar IT97K-499-35 chromosome 6, ASM411807v1, whole genome shotgun sequence genome contains a region encoding:
- the LOC114188314 gene encoding protein FAR-RED IMPAIRED RESPONSE 1-like translates to MDSRCSVVVHEHNHDISPTKSRLIRGNRRLNLQAKRTLDINDQASVRLNKTFRSLVGHVGGFENLDFVECDTRNYIGQQRRVFGKEGDGQILMQHFSTMRELNNYFYYEIDTNAENRIINVFWVDARSKAASMDFGDVVSFDTTYLTNKYDMPFIPFVGVKHHRQSILLGCGLLSSEDT, encoded by the coding sequence ATGGATAGTAGGTGCAGTGTTGTGGTTCATGAACACAATCATGACATTAGTCCTACAAAATCAAGGTTAATACGTGGAAATAGAAGGTTGAATTTGCAGGCCAAGCGAACACTTGATATTAACGACCAGGCCAGTGTACGTTTGAACAAGACTTTTAGGTCCTTAGTAGGTCATGTAGGAGGTTTTGAGAACTTAGATTTCGTTGAGTGTGACACAAGGAACTACATCGGGCAACAAAGACGCGTTTTTGGCAAGGAGGGAGATGGCCAGATTTTGATGCAACATTTCTCAACAATGAGAGAGTTGAATAATTACTTCTATTATGAAATTGACACTAATGCTGAAAATAGAATCATTAATGTGTTTTGGGTAGATGCAAGAAGTAAAGCCGCCTCAATGGATTTTGGTGATGTTGTCTCATTCGATACTACATACTTAACCAACAAATATGACATGCCCTTCATACCCTTTGTTGGTGTTAAACATCATAGGCAATCAATTCTACTAGGTTGTGGACTATTGTCTTCAGAGGATACATAA
- the LOC114187186 gene encoding nudix hydrolase 2-like, which produces MSLVRACKLFSSPVLQASKFFLSSSSHAPQNQIRGLVASLIPQGQGLKNRFGLGRSYMSGSLGCLCKEEEEASKGIETLRAVEDQHGGVIVSMEESMDSSVFAFLLEESISKWRQQGKRGVWIKLGREHSNLVDSAVKAGFRFHHAEPDYLMLVNWIANTPDTLPANASHRVAIGAFVINAKKEVLVVQESNGRFSGTGFWKLPTGAVDEGEDICTAAIREVKEETGIETEFVEVIAFKERHKAFFGKSELFFVCMLQPRSFEIQRQVSEIEAAQWMAVEDYMAQPFVRDNEVFDFLTKIGLSKFGGKYNGFSTILSSTSSPKKSYFYFNKKDASPPS; this is translated from the exons ATGAGTCTTGTTAGAGCTTGTAAGCTTTTTTCTTCACCCGTTTTGCAAGCTTCAAAATTCTTCCTCTCATCTTCTTCTCATGCCCCTCAAAACCAAATTAGAGGTCTTGTTGCTTCTCTCATTCCTCAAGGTCAAG GCTTGAAGAACAGATTTGGTTTGGGAAGATCATACATGTCAGGGAGCTTGGGTTGTTTGTGCAAAGAGGAGGAAGAGGCAAGTAAAGGAATTGAAACACTGAGAGCAGTTGAAGACCAACATGGGGGAGTCATAGTAAGCATGGAAGAGTCTATGGATTCCTCTGTTTTTGCCTTTCTGCTAGAAGAATCAATATCAAAATGGAGGCAACAG GGTAAGAGGGGAGTGTGGATCAAGCTGGGCAGAGAACATTCTAACCTCGTGGATTCTGCTGTTAAG GCTGGTTTTAGATTCCACCATGCTGAACCAGATTACTTGATGCTTGTGAATTGGATCGCCAACACTCCTGATACACTTCCTGCAAATGCTTCTCACCGCGTGGCTATCGGTGCTTTTGTCATCAATGCCAAGAAGGAG GTGCTTGTGGTTCAGGAGAGCAATGGCAGGTTTAGTGGCACGGGATTCTGGAAGTTGCCTACTGGAGCCGTTGATGAA GGTGAGGATATTTGCACTGCTGCAATTAGGGAAGTAAAAGAAGAAACAGGA aTAGAAACAGAGTTTGTGGAGGTCATAGCATTCAA GGAAAGGCACAAGGCTTTCTTCGGAAAATCAGAGTTGTTCTTTGTTTGCATGTTGCAACCTCGTTCCTTTGAGATTCAAAGACAAGTTTCAGAAATTGAAGCAGCTCAG tGGATGGCAGTTGAAGATTACATGGCCCAGCCATTTGTGAGAGACAATGAAGTGTTTGACTTTCTCACCAAAATAGGGTTATCAAAATTTGGTGGCAAATACAATGGTTTTTCCACTATTCTCTCCTCCACTTCCTCTCCCAAGAAATCCTACTTTTACTTCAACAAGAAGGATGCTTCTCCACCATCTTAG